The Chryseobacterium suipulveris genome window below encodes:
- a CDS encoding ABC transporter permease — MKNIFLITRREYLTQVKKKSFVILTLLAPIMMIGFGALIAFMFKANESSNTFNVIDKSGIFVNELKSDKAIKYVFVSKENERALTSTLKEMTGIDGLLIIPELKNNNFDELENNAQLLINKKIGFDTKTNLVADLSRIIKKEKIKTLGISENQIKDLDKNFSLKTTNVVDEKGADDSLSFGVKSGLSMVLMYAVFMFIIIYGVRVMRSVLEEKNNRVVEIIISSVKPFELMMGKILGVTLVALTQFSIWITMSVIGALFLNTGFGAMQSQIPGGEESAEMIQKFDFKQTATEVSHILLDMNFPLIIFVFIVFFLLGYIFYSSMYAAIGSAVDNETETQQFTLFAIIPLMLGMYGSFTIMNNPEGPLGFWLSIVPFTSPVAMIARIPFGVPVWQIALSIILLLLSTLLMVYIAAKIYRVGILKYGNKASAKELWKWIRS; from the coding sequence ATGAAAAATATATTTCTGATTACCCGCCGCGAATATCTGACGCAGGTCAAGAAAAAATCCTTCGTCATTCTCACTCTTCTGGCGCCGATTATGATGATTGGTTTTGGAGCGCTGATCGCTTTTATGTTTAAAGCCAACGAGAGTTCGAACACCTTCAATGTGATCGACAAGAGCGGAATATTTGTGAATGAATTGAAAAGCGACAAAGCAATCAAATATGTTTTTGTGTCGAAAGAAAATGAGAGAGCGCTCACTTCAACCTTAAAAGAAATGACCGGAATCGACGGATTGCTGATCATTCCAGAGCTCAAAAACAATAATTTCGACGAACTTGAAAATAACGCTCAGCTGCTGATCAACAAAAAAATCGGTTTCGACACTAAAACAAACTTGGTGGCGGATTTGTCGAGGATCATTAAGAAAGAGAAAATCAAAACCCTGGGAATTTCTGAAAATCAGATTAAAGACCTTGACAAGAATTTCAGTTTGAAAACAACCAACGTAGTCGATGAAAAAGGTGCGGATGACAGCTTGTCTTTCGGTGTAAAATCAGGATTGAGTATGGTTTTGATGTATGCTGTTTTTATGTTTATCATCATTTACGGAGTTCGTGTAATGCGGAGTGTTTTGGAGGAAAAAAACAACCGCGTTGTAGAAATCATTATCTCGTCGGTAAAACCTTTTGAACTGATGATGGGGAAAATTCTGGGAGTGACTTTGGTGGCATTAACGCAGTTCAGCATCTGGATAACAATGTCGGTAATTGGCGCACTTTTTCTGAATACAGGTTTTGGAGCAATGCAGTCCCAAATTCCGGGCGGTGAAGAATCTGCCGAAATGATCCAGAAGTTTGACTTTAAGCAGACCGCAACCGAAGTTTCACATATCTTGCTGGATATGAATTTCCCGTTGATTATTTTTGTCTTTATCGTTTTCTTTCTTCTTGGCTATATTTTTTACAGTTCAATGTATGCCGCAATTGGTTCTGCTGTTGATAATGAGACGGAAACACAGCAGTTTACTTTATTTGCGATCATTCCATTGATGCTGGGAATGTACGGTAGCTTCACGATCATGAATAATCCGGAAGGTCCGCTTGGTTTTTGGCTCTCTATCGTTCCGTTCACTTCGCCGGTCGCGATGATTGCACGAATTCCTTTTGGAGTACCGGTTTGGCAAATTGCATTGTCGATTATTCTTCTTTTGCTTTCAACGTTATTAATGGTGTATATCGCTGCAAAAATTTACCGCGTTGGAATTTTGAAGTACGGAAACAAAGCAAGCGCAAAAGAACTGTGGAAGTGGATCAGGAGCTAA
- a CDS encoding GLUG motif-containing protein has product MLAAFAVSTGSVVFAQNIKAPNEGEKVTFLTPVSPGNQEFFQKAPTTLWQDNADESWYNGTATEFTLTTAAQVAGLAKIVNAGNNFAGKTVTIGADLDFGVHLWMPIGKSYQFPFSGIIKGNNKKVSNIFINLPDGDFVGFVGQMFNGSIENLTAENVTISAKDTTGSIVGNLSTNSIMNNCHAKNVNISVTGYNAGGLVGGLLTNSSISNSSAEGSVTGVNQIGGLVGTLWDKTNITKSYSKGIVSGQYIVGGFAGFSTMAFGPGRDNVITDSYTRSDVFASSERVGGFYGGPQANAITKNVYSTGTVSNVTASGGFAGFTQFMTVENVYSDYTNAPLDAVGMFEGPPATYDITGKTTAEMKSQQLADLLNASRPTAVWYYDASKNDGYPILDFEELLSASNTASAAKVTVYPTVVTDLIYVDSKEKTSSYRIADFSGRIVKSGILTGGKINLSDLSKGNYILLLQTGNQTSAHKFIRK; this is encoded by the coding sequence ATGTTGGCGGCTTTTGCTGTCAGCACAGGGAGCGTTGTTTTCGCTCAAAATATAAAAGCGCCAAACGAAGGCGAAAAAGTAACTTTTCTAACGCCGGTTTCGCCGGGAAATCAGGAATTTTTTCAGAAAGCACCGACGACTTTGTGGCAGGACAATGCCGATGAATCGTGGTATAACGGTACTGCGACGGAATTTACATTGACCACTGCAGCACAGGTTGCAGGTTTGGCAAAAATTGTGAATGCCGGAAATAATTTCGCCGGAAAAACAGTGACCATCGGTGCTGATCTTGATTTTGGGGTGCATTTGTGGATGCCGATCGGCAAAAGTTATCAGTTTCCTTTCTCGGGAATCATAAAGGGGAACAACAAAAAGGTTTCCAATATCTTCATCAATCTTCCTGATGGAGATTTCGTAGGTTTTGTTGGTCAGATGTTCAATGGAAGCATTGAGAACCTCACTGCCGAAAACGTGACAATTTCTGCGAAAGATACGACTGGAAGTATTGTCGGCAATCTTTCTACGAACAGTATCATGAACAACTGCCACGCGAAAAATGTAAACATTTCTGTAACCGGCTACAATGCGGGTGGTTTAGTTGGCGGACTTTTGACCAATTCGTCCATCAGCAACTCGTCAGCTGAAGGTTCAGTAACGGGAGTTAACCAAATCGGCGGATTGGTGGGAACACTTTGGGATAAGACAAACATTACTAAATCATATTCAAAGGGAATTGTTTCTGGTCAATACATCGTGGGTGGATTTGCAGGATTTAGTACGATGGCTTTTGGACCGGGTAGAGATAATGTAATTACTGATTCGTACACAAGATCAGATGTTTTCGCATCCTCTGAAAGAGTGGGTGGATTTTACGGAGGGCCGCAAGCAAATGCGATTACCAAAAATGTATATTCTACAGGAACTGTTTCGAATGTCACAGCAAGCGGTGGTTTCGCCGGTTTCACCCAGTTTATGACGGTAGAAAATGTTTATTCCGATTATACGAATGCACCGCTTGATGCAGTGGGAATGTTTGAAGGTCCACCTGCAACTTACGATATTACAGGGAAAACAACAGCGGAAATGAAATCTCAGCAATTGGCAGATTTGTTGAACGCATCGAGACCAACTGCGGTTTGGTATTACGATGCCTCTAAGAATGACGGTTACCCGATTCTTGATTTTGAAGAATTATTGTCAGCGTCAAATACGGCTTCAGCTGCGAAAGTTACCGTATATCCGACAGTAGTAACTGATTTGATTTATGTGGATTCCAAAGAAAAAACTTCATCTTACAGAATTGCCGATTTCTCAGGAAGAATCGTGAAGTCAGGAATCTTAACTGGCGGAAAAATCAACCTTTCTGATTTGTCAAAAGGAAACTATATCCTGCTGCTCCAAACCGGAAATCAGACAAGCGCGCACAAATTCATCAGAAAGTAG
- a CDS encoding cystathionine gamma-synthase translates to MNFNTKVIHGGQHHESATGSVNVPVFLTSTFAQKSPGIHSGYEYSRAANPTRQALEDSLASIENGARGLAFGSGLAAIDCVLKLLNPGDEVIAVDDLYGGTYRMFTRLFEKYNLKFTFVNFDDVSKISDLITDKTRLIWLETPTNPLMKLVDIKAVTDLVKGKDILVAVDNTFATPYIQRPLDLGADIVMHSATKYLGGHSDVIAGALIAKDAELGEKLHFIQFASGGILGPHDSYLVLRGIKTLALRMQRHSDNGYEIAKYLENHPAVDKVFYPRLKSHPQHELALRQMSESGGMVSFTFKSGKKEDAIKFLERLKVFTLAESLGGVESLANHPALMTHASIPADKRAELGISDDLVRLSVGIEDKEDLIADLERAFNS, encoded by the coding sequence ATGAACTTCAATACCAAAGTAATCCACGGTGGGCAACACCACGAATCGGCAACAGGTTCCGTAAATGTTCCTGTATTCCTAACCTCAACTTTTGCGCAGAAATCTCCGGGAATCCATTCCGGTTACGAGTATTCCAGAGCGGCAAATCCGACAAGACAGGCATTGGAAGACAGTTTGGCATCCATCGAAAACGGAGCGAGAGGTTTGGCTTTCGGTTCGGGACTGGCTGCGATCGACTGCGTTTTGAAATTACTGAATCCCGGCGACGAAGTGATTGCTGTAGATGATTTGTACGGCGGAACTTACCGTATGTTCACCCGACTTTTTGAAAAATACAATCTGAAATTTACCTTCGTAAATTTTGATGATGTTTCGAAAATTTCTGATCTGATTACGGATAAAACTCGCTTAATCTGGTTGGAAACCCCAACAAATCCTTTAATGAAATTGGTTGATATTAAAGCCGTAACCGATTTGGTGAAAGGAAAAGATATTTTGGTTGCAGTCGACAACACTTTTGCAACACCTTATATTCAGCGTCCGTTGGATTTGGGAGCAGATATCGTGATGCATTCCGCGACAAAATATTTAGGCGGACATTCCGATGTGATTGCAGGTGCACTGATTGCAAAAGATGCCGAACTGGGCGAAAAACTTCACTTCATCCAGTTTGCAAGCGGCGGAATTCTCGGTCCGCACGATTCTTATTTAGTTTTAAGAGGGATTAAAACATTGGCTTTGAGAATGCAGAGACATTCCGACAACGGTTACGAAATCGCGAAATACCTTGAAAATCATCCTGCAGTGGACAAAGTTTTCTATCCACGATTAAAATCCCATCCACAACACGAACTGGCTTTAAGACAAATGAGCGAGAGCGGAGGAATGGTTTCCTTCACCTTTAAATCAGGGAAAAAAGAAGACGCCATCAAATTCTTGGAAAGGTTGAAAGTCTTCACGCTGGCTGAAAGTTTGGGCGGTGTGGAATCTCTTGCGAATCACCCCGCATTGATGACTCACGCATCAATTCCTGCCGACAAACGTGCAGAATTGGGAATCAGCGACGACTTGGTTCGACTAAGCGTAGGAATCGAAGACAAAGAGGATCTGATTGCCGATTTGGAAAGAGCATTTAATTCATAA
- the gldB gene encoding gliding motility lipoprotein GldB: MKFFRYFLIFLTITFTFSSCKKETENHWKTEIKNPAAKVEVTDISKELYDQNISLEQFKQKYPWFQGTVSDEDFSARREDEGEQKIYKEAIAKIDVAKLNRELTDLFSRIKNYFPEFKEPKVFLYSSALQSALDPIFHQQEQNFLFIDITGFMGENNPNYKGMDEYWQKSMNPQNIVPKVSGILAEYFVPRNADHQKFIDELVYQGKIMTLQDAFLPDFPDYLKMNYTQKQYEWALGNEANVWNYFVENNLAFSDDTRLGERFIKPGPFSKFYTEVDNESSPQIGIFTGWEICRKFYSEHPNTKLTDFLKMNAQDIFNQSNYKPKN, translated from the coding sequence ATGAAGTTTTTTAGATATTTCCTGATTTTTTTGACCATCACTTTCACTTTCAGTTCCTGTAAAAAGGAGACCGAAAACCATTGGAAAACCGAAATCAAAAATCCGGCGGCAAAAGTGGAAGTGACCGATATTTCAAAAGAACTTTACGATCAGAACATTTCTTTGGAGCAATTTAAGCAGAAATATCCGTGGTTTCAGGGGACGGTTTCCGATGAAGATTTTTCAGCGAGAAGAGAAGATGAAGGTGAGCAGAAAATCTACAAGGAAGCAATCGCAAAAATCGATGTGGCTAAACTGAACCGCGAATTGACCGATCTTTTTTCAAGGATAAAAAACTACTTCCCTGAATTTAAGGAACCTAAAGTTTTCCTTTACTCATCGGCTTTACAAAGCGCGTTGGATCCCATTTTTCATCAGCAGGAGCAAAATTTTCTTTTCATCGACATTACCGGATTTATGGGCGAAAACAATCCCAACTACAAAGGAATGGACGAATATTGGCAAAAGTCGATGAACCCTCAGAATATTGTTCCAAAAGTTTCAGGAATTCTGGCAGAATATTTCGTTCCGAGAAATGCAGACCACCAGAAATTCATCGACGAGCTGGTTTATCAGGGAAAAATTATGACGCTGCAGGATGCGTTCCTCCCCGATTTCCCCGACTATCTGAAAATGAATTATACCCAAAAACAATACGAATGGGCACTTGGAAACGAAGCCAATGTTTGGAATTATTTTGTGGAGAACAACCTTGCCTTCAGTGACGACACTCGACTTGGCGAAAGATTCATCAAACCGGGACCGTTTTCAAAATTCTATACCGAAGTCGATAACGAGTCTTCCCCACAAATCGGAATTTTCACCGGATGGGAAATCTGCAGGAAATTCTACAGCGAACATCCGAACACAAAATTGACCGACTTCCTCAAAATGAATGCGCAGGACATCTTTAACCAAAGTAATTATAAACCAAAAAATTAA
- a CDS encoding ABC transporter ATP-binding protein, translating into MLKAEHVTKTYNAGKKLALEDFSIDVPEGSIYGLLGPNGAGKTTFIRIINQITQQDSGEVFINGKKLNPEHIKEIGYMPEERGLYKNMTVGDQILYFGELKGMSKNDALNQAKYWFEQLQIDQWWKKKLSELSKGMAQKIQFVVTVLHRPKLLILDEPFSGFDPVNANLIKDQILKLKNQGTTIILSTHRMESVEEMCDYVALINKAKKVLDGKVFDVREKFKKNIFGVTLSEVNDANFDVFRNQFNIEHFSTENQLLSFDITNGSEQNVLLTELMKVGKIRSFDERIPSMNEVFINAVSNDETHH; encoded by the coding sequence ATGCTTAAAGCCGAACACGTCACCAAAACCTATAACGCAGGAAAAAAACTCGCATTGGAAGATTTTTCAATCGACGTTCCGGAAGGAAGTATTTATGGGCTCCTTGGACCAAATGGTGCCGGAAAAACCACCTTCATCCGCATTATTAACCAAATTACGCAGCAGGATTCCGGCGAAGTTTTTATCAACGGTAAAAAACTGAATCCCGAACACATCAAAGAGATCGGCTACATGCCGGAAGAACGCGGACTGTATAAAAATATGACCGTGGGTGACCAGATTCTTTATTTCGGCGAACTGAAAGGAATGTCGAAAAACGACGCGCTGAATCAGGCAAAATACTGGTTCGAGCAATTGCAGATTGACCAGTGGTGGAAAAAGAAACTGAGCGAGCTTTCCAAAGGAATGGCACAAAAAATTCAGTTTGTTGTGACCGTTTTGCACAGACCGAAACTGTTGATTCTTGACGAACCGTTTTCCGGTTTTGACCCCGTGAATGCAAACCTCATCAAAGACCAGATCCTGAAACTGAAAAATCAGGGTACAACGATTATCCTTTCAACACACCGGATGGAAAGTGTAGAAGAGATGTGCGATTATGTCGCACTGATCAACAAAGCAAAAAAAGTTCTGGACGGAAAAGTTTTCGATGTGCGTGAAAAATTCAAGAAAAATATTTTCGGAGTGACTCTTTCTGAGGTGAATGACGCTAACTTCGATGTTTTCAGAAATCAGTTCAACATCGAGCATTTTTCTACCGAAAACCAGTTGCTATCATTTGACATTACCAACGGGAGCGAACAAAATGTTTTGCTGACCGAATTGATGAAAGTGGGAAAAATACGTTCCTTCGACGAAAGAATTCCAAGTATGAACGAGGTGTTCATCAATGCCGTTTCCAATGACGAAACCCACCATTAA
- the gldC gene encoding gliding motility protein GldC, protein MRKTQITIDVELDENHVPENMTWNAQDGGIEKEPTKATMISVWDDRKNEALRIDLWTKDMQVDHMKMFIHQVLLSLSNTYERATGEEDVADWLEDMAEEFAQKAAIKM, encoded by the coding sequence ATGAGAAAAACCCAGATTACCATAGACGTCGAACTTGACGAAAACCACGTTCCCGAAAACATGACCTGGAACGCACAGGACGGCGGAATCGAAAAAGAACCCACGAAAGCTACCATGATTTCAGTGTGGGATGATAGAAAAAACGAGGCATTGCGAATTGATCTTTGGACAAAAGATATGCAGGTGGACCACATGAAAATGTTCATCCATCAGGTTTTACTGTCACTGAGCAACACTTATGAAAGAGCAACCGGCGAGGAAGACGTTGCCGACTGGCTCGAAGATATGGCGGAAGAATTTGCACAGAAAGCCGCGATTAAAATGTAA
- the sucD gene encoding succinate--CoA ligase subunit alpha, with protein MSVLVNKDSKVIVQGFTGNEGTFHAGQMIEYGTNVVGGVTPGKGGSEHLGKPVFNTVADAVEKAGANVSIIFVPPAFAADAIMEAADSGIKVIVCITEGIPVEDMVKVKSYIADRDCRLIGPNCPGIITSDEAKIGIMPGFVFKKGKVGIVSKSGTLTYEAADQVVKAGYGVSTAIGIGGDPIIGTTTKEALELFINDPETEAVVMIGEIGGSLEAEAARWYKASGSTKPVVGFIAGQTAPKGRTMGHAGAIVGGADDTAQAKMAIMRENGIYVVDSPAEIGSTVAQVLG; from the coding sequence ATGTCAGTATTAGTAAACAAAGATTCAAAAGTAATCGTACAGGGTTTTACAGGAAATGAAGGAACTTTCCACGCCGGTCAGATGATTGAGTACGGAACCAATGTTGTGGGTGGAGTTACCCCGGGAAAAGGTGGTTCTGAACATTTGGGGAAACCGGTTTTCAACACCGTTGCAGATGCAGTGGAAAAAGCGGGAGCCAATGTTTCCATCATCTTCGTACCGCCGGCTTTTGCAGCTGACGCGATTATGGAAGCGGCAGATTCCGGAATTAAAGTAATCGTTTGTATTACGGAAGGAATTCCTGTGGAGGATATGGTAAAAGTAAAATCTTATATTGCTGACAGAGACTGCCGACTGATCGGTCCAAACTGTCCGGGAATCATCACTTCTGATGAAGCTAAAATCGGAATTATGCCTGGTTTCGTTTTCAAAAAAGGAAAAGTAGGCATTGTTTCCAAATCAGGAACTTTAACTTACGAAGCTGCAGATCAAGTTGTTAAGGCAGGTTACGGAGTTTCAACCGCAATCGGAATTGGTGGTGACCCAATCATCGGAACCACTACCAAAGAAGCACTCGAACTGTTCATCAACGACCCTGAAACCGAAGCGGTAGTAATGATCGGCGAAATCGGCGGAAGCTTGGAAGCTGAAGCAGCGAGATGGTACAAAGCAAGCGGTTCCACAAAACCTGTAGTAGGATTTATCGCGGGACAAACCGCACCAAAAGGTAGAACAATGGGACACGCAGGAGCAATCGTAGGTGGAGCAGACGATACCGCACAGGCGAAAATGGCGATCATGCGCGAAAACGGAATCTACGTTGTAGATTCACCGGCAGAAATCGGTTCGACCGTTGCCCAGGTTTTGGGATAA
- a CDS encoding ribonuclease domain-containing protein, whose protein sequence is MNRQNVKLFLFFIIGLLSAFLAMYLFNNYKIEKKNPAESSQQVQVNEPQRNQDFRKSNSRSANSRNSSSTDQLAEETQVIAYVKENRRLPEYYITKSEARNQGWVPSKGNLCDVLPGRVIGGDRFSNREKTLPKGDQYFEADVNYECGHRQADRIVFTKNGDVWLTKDHYRIFQKQ, encoded by the coding sequence ATGAACAGACAAAATGTAAAACTCTTCCTTTTCTTCATCATTGGTTTGCTTAGTGCATTTTTGGCAATGTATCTTTTCAACAACTATAAAATTGAAAAGAAAAATCCAGCCGAATCTTCGCAGCAAGTTCAGGTGAATGAACCTCAAAGAAATCAGGATTTTAGAAAGAGCAATTCCCGATCCGCGAATTCTCGGAATTCTTCCAGCACCGATCAGTTGGCGGAAGAAACCCAAGTCATCGCCTATGTAAAGGAAAACCGACGACTTCCAGAATACTACATCACCAAATCTGAGGCAAGAAACCAGGGATGGGTTCCATCAAAAGGAAACCTCTGCGATGTATTGCCGGGAAGAGTGATTGGCGGCGACCGGTTTTCGAACCGTGAAAAAACATTGCCGAAAGGTGACCAATATTTCGAAGCAGACGTGAATTACGAATGCGGGCACCGACAAGCCGACCGAATCGTCTTTACCAAAAACGGCGACGTGTGGCTGACTAAAGATCATTATAGAATTTTTCAGAAACAATAA
- a CDS encoding porin family protein, giving the protein MKKIVFGIAMSASLMLSAQIDFRSTRYGITGGATYSRVSNAHNPSGARYSVYGGLLAVIPIDSSDQFYIQPELEYLGAGESGKDKNAKNSPDYNAIYGNSYISVPIYFKGFFSEAESEFFAMAGPKFNFLIGQTIKNAPQRYTVEGQVINGELVHGKAASFNFALGFGLGYSYKRKLELTGRYDLGLSNTYPGLMKDPNLAKKKSEQVLSVGLSYIFD; this is encoded by the coding sequence ATGAAAAAAATTGTTTTCGGAATTGCAATGTCGGCTTCCCTGATGTTGAGTGCACAGATTGATTTCAGAAGCACGAGATACGGAATCACTGGCGGAGCAACTTATTCCAGAGTGAGTAATGCGCATAATCCTTCTGGAGCGAGATATTCCGTTTATGGCGGACTCTTGGCGGTAATTCCTATTGATAGCAGCGACCAGTTTTATATTCAGCCTGAGCTGGAGTATCTTGGAGCGGGTGAATCTGGGAAAGATAAAAACGCGAAAAACTCACCCGATTATAATGCCATTTACGGAAACAGTTACATCAGCGTTCCCATCTATTTCAAAGGGTTCTTTTCGGAAGCCGAATCAGAATTTTTTGCAATGGCGGGTCCGAAATTTAATTTTTTAATAGGTCAAACTATCAAAAATGCACCGCAAAGATACACGGTAGAAGGTCAGGTGATCAACGGTGAGCTTGTACACGGTAAAGCTGCGTCATTCAATTTTGCACTTGGATTTGGCTTAGGTTATTCTTATAAAAGAAAATTGGAACTTACCGGTCGCTACGATTTGGGGTTAAGCAATACCTACCCCGGATTGATGAAGGATCCCAACCTCGCCAAAAAGAAGTCAGAACAAGTTCTGAGTGTTGGTTTGAGCTATATTTTTGATTAA
- a CDS encoding barstar family protein, with translation MKEIYIDFTDIGDYEDFYTQLKEKLALPDYFGDNLDALFDSITGFVELPLHIEFVNMSVEQLETFEDLLTTLEDADDELDDFTFTYYLEQYEDEE, from the coding sequence ATGAAAGAAATATACATCGACTTTACCGACATCGGCGATTACGAAGATTTCTATACCCAGTTAAAAGAGAAGCTCGCGCTTCCCGATTATTTTGGAGACAACCTCGACGCGCTTTTTGATTCCATCACGGGATTTGTGGAACTTCCGCTTCACATCGAGTTTGTGAATATGAGTGTGGAGCAGCTGGAAACTTTCGAGGATTTGCTGACGACGCTCGAAGATGCCGATGACGAGCTGGATGATTTTACCTTTACTTATTATCTGGAGCAGTATGAGGATGAGGAGTAG
- the nadE gene encoding NAD(+) synthase, which produces MQTEKVIDHIVSWLKDYAAKAGVKGYVLGVSGGVDSGVVSTLCAMTGLDLLMIEMPIRQKEDQVNRAWEHMNDITQRFPNSKAISVNLTPAFEELYKTFDVKDEEFPAEKLAFANTRSRLRMLTLYYYGQINSLLVCGTGNKVEDFGIGFFTKYGDGGVDVSPIADLYKTEVYELARALNLVESIQNAIPTDGLWDAERTDEQQIGATYPELEKIQKEWGTKSESDYSGRDLEVYQIFKRMNKAAQHKIQPIPICDIPEQWR; this is translated from the coding sequence ATGCAAACTGAAAAAGTGATCGACCATATCGTTTCGTGGCTGAAAGATTATGCAGCGAAAGCCGGCGTAAAAGGTTATGTACTCGGAGTTTCTGGTGGTGTAGATTCGGGCGTAGTTTCAACACTTTGTGCGATGACCGGTCTCGATCTTTTGATGATCGAAATGCCGATTCGCCAAAAAGAAGACCAGGTCAACCGAGCGTGGGAACACATGAACGATATCACCCAACGATTTCCCAATTCGAAAGCAATCAGCGTAAATCTTACTCCCGCGTTCGAGGAACTTTACAAGACTTTCGATGTCAAGGATGAGGAATTCCCCGCCGAAAAACTTGCGTTTGCCAATACCAGAAGCCGTTTGCGGATGTTGACGCTGTATTATTACGGACAGATTAATTCGCTTTTGGTTTGCGGAACAGGGAATAAGGTTGAAGATTTCGGAATCGGATTTTTCACCAAATACGGAGACGGTGGAGTAGATGTGTCGCCAATCGCCGATCTCTACAAAACAGAAGTTTATGAATTGGCAAGAGCACTGAATCTCGTGGAATCGATTCAAAACGCCATTCCAACCGACGGACTTTGGGATGCGGAAAGAACCGACGAACAGCAAATCGGTGCTACTTATCCCGAACTGGAAAAAATCCAGAAAGAGTGGGGCACAAAATCCGAATCCGATTACAGCGGACGCGATTTGGAAGTGTACCAGATTTTTAAAAGAATGAACAAAGCCGCACAACACAAGATCCAGCCGATTCCGATTTGCGATATCCCGGAACAATGGCGATAA
- a CDS encoding GNAT family N-acetyltransferase — translation MEIEPIETERLILKALEKDDAERLFLLDKNAEVMRYVGVEPISDIAETRKNIEIIQNQYRENGIGRFAVIEKECGQLIGWSGLKLITEPINNRTGFYDLGYRFLPEFWGKGYATESAKAWLNFGFGKMGLDEIFAHAHSENSSSIHTLEKLGFKKTDEFMEHDGLCYWYELKNNLEK, via the coding sequence ATGGAAATAGAACCCATAGAAACTGAGCGACTTATCTTGAAAGCACTTGAAAAAGATGATGCTGAACGGCTTTTTCTTTTGGATAAAAATGCGGAAGTGATGAGATATGTGGGTGTGGAACCAATAAGTGATATTGCTGAAACCCGGAAAAACATAGAAATCATACAAAATCAGTACAGAGAAAACGGAATTGGCAGATTTGCGGTGATCGAAAAAGAGTGCGGACAGCTCATCGGTTGGTCGGGATTAAAACTGATTACGGAACCCATTAACAATCGAACAGGTTTCTACGATTTGGGATATCGGTTTTTACCAGAATTTTGGGGTAAAGGTTACGCGACCGAATCGGCAAAAGCATGGCTGAATTTTGGTTTCGGGAAAATGGGACTGGACGAAATTTTCGCGCACGCTCATTCCGAAAATAGTTCATCAATTCATACTTTAGAGAAACTTGGATTTAAGAAAACGGATGAATTTATGGAGCACGACGGTTTATGCTACTGGTATGAACTCAAAAATAATTTAGAAAAATAA